In Acidovorax sp. 106, the following proteins share a genomic window:
- a CDS encoding 2-oxoglutarate dehydrogenase E1 component, with product MSDTTSVYQAYQGNTYLFGGNAPYVEEMYENYLANPGSVPDNWREYFDALQHVPAVDGSNAKDVPHLPVVNAFAERAKAGGTKVVVASADAEMGRKRTSVQQLIAAYRNVGQRWADLDPLKRTERPQIPELEPSFYGFTDADQETVFDTSNTFFGKDKMSLRELLNALRETYCGTLGSEYMYTSDQNQKRWWQQKLESIRSKPNFTADKKRQILDRLTAAEGLERFLHTKYVGQKRFSLEGGESFIASMDELIQSAGAKGVQEIVIGMAHRGRLNVLVNSLGKMPKDLFAEFDHTAPEELPAGDVKYHQGFSSDVSTVGGPVHLSLAFNPSHLEIVNPVVEGSVRARMDRRGDPKGSQVLPVLVHGDSAFGGQGVNQETLALAQTRGYTTGGTVHIIINNQIGFTTSDPRDMRSTVYCTDIVKMVEAPVLHVNGDDPEAVVLATQLALEFRMEFRQDVVVDITCFRKLGHNEQDTPALTQPLMYKKIAQHPGTRKLYADKLAAQGLGATLGDDMVKAYRAAMDAGKHTVDPVLTNFKSKYAVDWSPFLGKKWTDAGDTAIPLTEWKRLAEKLTTIPATVTPHQLVKKVYDDRAAMGRGDVNVDWGMGETMAFASLVASGYPVRLSGEDSGRGTFTHRHAVIHDQNREKWDTGTYVPLQNVAENQAPFIVIDSILSEEAVLGFEYGYAGSDPSSLVIWEAQFGDFANGAQVVIDQFIASGEVKWGRANGLTMMLPHGYEGQGPEHSSARLERFMQLAADANMQIVQPTTASQIFHVLRRQMVRDLRKPLIIFTPKSLLRNKDATSPLSEFTKGSFQTVIPEQDDAIEKKAAKVKRVIACSGKVYYDLVKKRTEKDADDVAIIRVEQLYPFPHKAFAAELKKYPNATDIVWCQDEPQNQGAWFFIQHNIHENMLEGQKLGYSGRAASASPAVGYSHLHQEQQKALVDGAFAKLKGFVLTK from the coding sequence ATGAGCGATACGACATCCGTCTATCAAGCCTACCAAGGCAACACCTACCTCTTCGGCGGCAATGCGCCCTATGTCGAAGAGATGTATGAAAACTACCTTGCCAACCCTGGCAGCGTGCCTGACAACTGGCGCGAGTATTTTGATGCGCTGCAGCATGTCCCCGCTGTAGACGGTAGCAATGCCAAGGACGTTCCGCACCTGCCTGTGGTCAATGCCTTTGCCGAGCGCGCCAAGGCCGGTGGCACCAAAGTGGTGGTTGCCAGCGCTGACGCCGAAATGGGCCGCAAGCGCACTTCTGTTCAACAGCTGATTGCCGCATACCGCAACGTTGGCCAGCGCTGGGCCGACCTGGACCCCCTCAAGCGCACTGAGCGCCCACAGATTCCTGAGCTGGAGCCGTCGTTCTACGGCTTCACCGACGCCGACCAAGAAACCGTGTTTGACACCAGCAACACGTTCTTCGGCAAAGACAAAATGTCCCTGCGCGAGCTGCTCAATGCACTGCGCGAAACGTACTGCGGGACGCTGGGCTCCGAGTACATGTACACATCGGACCAGAACCAGAAGCGCTGGTGGCAGCAAAAGCTGGAAAGCATTCGCAGCAAACCTAACTTCACGGCCGACAAGAAGCGCCAGATCCTGGATCGCCTGACTGCTGCCGAAGGCCTGGAACGTTTCCTCCACACCAAGTATGTGGGCCAAAAGCGCTTCTCGCTGGAAGGTGGTGAGAGCTTCATCGCCTCCATGGACGAACTGATCCAGTCCGCTGGCGCCAAGGGCGTGCAGGAAATTGTGATCGGTATGGCCCACCGTGGTCGTCTGAACGTGCTGGTGAACTCGCTGGGCAAAATGCCCAAGGACTTGTTTGCCGAGTTCGACCACACAGCGCCCGAAGAATTGCCTGCTGGTGACGTGAAGTATCACCAGGGTTTCAGCTCTGATGTGTCCACCGTAGGTGGTCCGGTGCACTTGTCGCTCGCGTTCAACCCCTCCCACCTGGAAATCGTGAACCCTGTGGTGGAAGGCTCGGTGCGCGCTCGCATGGACCGCCGTGGCGACCCCAAGGGCAGCCAAGTGCTGCCCGTGCTGGTGCACGGCGACTCCGCCTTCGGCGGCCAAGGTGTGAACCAGGAAACCCTGGCGCTGGCACAGACCCGTGGGTACACCACCGGCGGCACGGTGCACATCATCATCAACAACCAGATCGGTTTCACGACGTCCGACCCGCGCGACATGCGCTCGACCGTGTATTGCACCGACATCGTCAAGATGGTTGAGGCCCCGGTTCTGCACGTCAATGGCGATGATCCAGAAGCCGTGGTGCTGGCCACGCAGCTGGCGCTGGAGTTCCGCATGGAGTTCCGCCAGGATGTGGTGGTGGACATCACCTGCTTCCGCAAACTGGGCCACAACGAGCAGGACACGCCTGCACTGACCCAGCCGCTGATGTACAAGAAGATTGCCCAGCACCCCGGCACGCGCAAGCTGTATGCCGACAAGCTGGCTGCCCAAGGCCTGGGCGCCACGCTGGGCGACGACATGGTCAAGGCCTACCGCGCCGCCATGGACGCTGGCAAGCACACGGTGGACCCTGTGCTGACCAACTTCAAGAGCAAGTACGCCGTGGATTGGTCCCCCTTCTTGGGCAAGAAGTGGACCGACGCTGGCGACACCGCCATCCCTCTGACGGAGTGGAAGCGTCTGGCCGAGAAGCTGACGACCATTCCCGCCACAGTGACCCCCCACCAGTTGGTGAAGAAGGTGTATGACGACCGCGCAGCCATGGGCCGGGGCGACGTCAATGTGGACTGGGGCATGGGTGAAACCATGGCCTTTGCTTCGCTCGTGGCCAGCGGCTATCCCGTGCGTCTGTCGGGTGAGGATTCGGGCCGTGGCACGTTCACGCACCGCCACGCAGTGATTCACGACCAGAACCGCGAAAAGTGGGACACCGGCACCTACGTGCCCTTGCAAAACGTGGCGGAGAACCAGGCTCCGTTTATCGTGATCGACTCGATCCTGTCCGAAGAAGCCGTGCTGGGCTTTGAGTATGGCTATGCCGGCTCTGACCCCAGTAGTTTGGTGATTTGGGAAGCGCAGTTTGGCGACTTTGCCAACGGCGCGCAGGTGGTGATCGACCAGTTCATCGCGTCGGGCGAAGTCAAGTGGGGCCGCGCCAATGGCCTTACCATGATGCTGCCCCACGGTTATGAAGGCCAGGGTCCAGAGCACAGCTCTGCGCGCCTGGAGCGCTTCATGCAGTTGGCTGCTGATGCCAATATGCAGATCGTGCAGCCCACCACGGCCAGCCAGATCTTCCACGTGCTGCGCCGCCAGATGGTGCGTGACCTGCGCAAGCCGCTGATCATCTTCACGCCCAAGTCGCTGCTGCGCAACAAGGATGCGACTTCGCCGCTGTCCGAGTTCACCAAGGGCAGTTTCCAAACGGTGATTCCTGAACAGGACGACGCGATCGAGAAGAAGGCCGCCAAGGTCAAGCGCGTGATCGCTTGCTCGGGCAAGGTGTACTACGACCTCGTCAAGAAGCGTACCGAGAAGGACGCTGACGACGTGGCCATCATCCGCGTTGAGCAGCTGTACCCCTTCCCGCACAAAGCTTTTGCCGCCGAGCTGAAGAAGTACCCCAACGCGACCGACATCGTCTGGTGCCAGGACGAGCCGCAGAACCAGGGTGCCTGGTTCTTCATCCAGCACAACATCCACGAGAACATGCTCGAAGGCCAAAAGCTGGGTTACTCCGGCCGTGCTGCTTCGGCATCGCCTGCCGTGGGTTATTCGCACCTGCACCAAGAGCAGCAAAAGGCTCTGGTGGACGGCGCGTTTGCCAAGCTCAAGGGTTTTGTACTGACCAAGTAA
- the odhB gene encoding 2-oxoglutarate dehydrogenase complex dihydrolipoyllysine-residue succinyltransferase, producing the protein MAIVEVKVPQLSESVAEATMLTWKKKAGEAVVADEILIEIETDKVVLEVPAPSSGVLSEIVQGDGATVVAEQLIARIDTEGKVGAAAPAAAAPAAPAAAPVAAAAAVTGGSKADVAMPAAAKLLADNNLSVGDVAGSGKDGRVTKGDVLAAVAGGAKPAAVAAPSAIPTGVPTKVLPQVAAPAPANLGDRPEQRVPMSRLRARVAERLLQSQSTNAILTTFNEVNMAPVMDMRKKFQDAFTKEHGVKIGFMSFFVKAAVHALKKYPVLNASVDGNDIVYHGYFDIGIAVGSPRGLVVPILRNADQMSFADIEKKIAEFGQKAKDGKLGIEEMTGGTFSISNGGTFGSMLSTPIINPPQSAILGVHATKDRAVVENGQIVIRPMNYLAMSYDHRIIDGREAVLGLVAMKEALEDPSRLLFDI; encoded by the coding sequence ATGGCTATCGTAGAAGTCAAAGTTCCCCAGCTGTCCGAATCCGTGGCGGAAGCCACCATGCTGACGTGGAAGAAAAAAGCAGGCGAGGCCGTTGTTGCCGATGAAATCCTGATCGAAATCGAAACCGACAAGGTGGTGTTGGAAGTGCCTGCGCCGTCGTCTGGCGTGCTGTCTGAGATTGTTCAAGGCGACGGTGCTACCGTCGTGGCTGAGCAGTTGATCGCCCGCATCGATACCGAAGGCAAGGTTGGTGCTGCTGCTCCGGCAGCTGCAGCCCCAGCGGCACCCGCTGCTGCACCTGTGGCCGCCGCCGCTGCAGTCACCGGTGGTTCCAAGGCCGATGTGGCCATGCCTGCAGCAGCCAAGCTGCTGGCCGACAATAATCTGTCGGTCGGCGATGTGGCTGGTTCTGGCAAGGACGGCCGCGTGACCAAGGGCGACGTGCTGGCCGCAGTGGCCGGTGGTGCCAAGCCCGCTGCAGTGGCTGCACCCAGCGCCATTCCAACCGGTGTGCCCACCAAGGTGTTGCCCCAGGTGGCCGCTCCTGCGCCCGCTAACCTGGGCGACCGCCCAGAGCAGCGCGTGCCCATGAGCCGCCTGCGTGCCCGCGTGGCCGAGCGCCTGCTGCAGTCGCAATCGACCAACGCCATCCTGACCACGTTCAACGAAGTGAACATGGCCCCCGTGATGGACATGCGCAAGAAGTTCCAGGACGCGTTCACCAAGGAACACGGCGTGAAGATCGGCTTCATGTCCTTCTTCGTGAAGGCGGCTGTGCATGCCCTCAAGAAGTACCCGGTGCTGAACGCCTCGGTCGATGGCAACGACATCGTCTACCACGGCTACTTCGACATCGGTATCGCTGTGGGTTCGCCCCGTGGTTTGGTGGTGCCTATCCTGCGCAATGCCGACCAGATGAGCTTTGCTGACATCGAGAAGAAGATCGCTGAATTTGGCCAAAAGGCCAAGGACGGCAAGCTGGGCATTGAAGAAATGACCGGCGGCACGTTCTCCATCTCCAATGGCGGCACGTTCGGCTCCATGCTGTCCACCCCCATCATCAACCCGCCTCAATCGGCCATCCTGGGCGTGCACGCCACCAAGGACCGCGCCGTGGTTGAAAACGGCCAGATCGTGATCCGCCCAATGAACTACCTGGCGATGTCTTATGACCACCGCATCATCGACGGCCGTGAAGCTGTGCTGGGCCTGGTTGCCATGAAGGAAGCGCTGGAAGATCCATCGCGTCTGCTGTTCGACATCTGA
- a CDS encoding AI-2E family transporter — translation MTQHPLQQKTFLLLLTLVTVAFGAILWQFHGAIFWGMVLAILFAPLHRKMLRRMPQRENLAALCTLGLCLVVVILPLSLITVSLIQEANTIYERLRSGQLNFGAYFEQIVAALPSWAVGLLERLNLTTITQIQQKLSSVAVQASQLIATQAVSIGQNTLEFLVGFGIMLYLLFFLLRDGRSLALRIGQATPLDNEHKKQLVTKFTTVIRATVKGNIVVAASQGALGGLIFWFLGIQGPVLWGVLMAFLSLLPAVGAGLIWVPVAIYFLATGAVWQGVVLTLFGICVIGLVDNILRPILVGKDTKMPDYVVLISTLGGMAMFGLTGFVIGPTIAALFMASWDLLASSEESQQAPPAA, via the coding sequence ATGACCCAACACCCGCTCCAGCAAAAAACCTTTCTGCTTTTGCTAACGCTCGTCACCGTTGCGTTTGGCGCCATCCTCTGGCAATTCCATGGGGCCATCTTCTGGGGCATGGTGCTGGCCATTTTGTTCGCACCACTGCACCGCAAAATGCTCAGGCGCATGCCCCAGCGTGAAAACCTGGCGGCGCTGTGCACCCTCGGACTGTGCCTGGTGGTGGTGATTTTGCCCCTGTCTCTCATCACGGTATCCCTGATCCAAGAGGCCAACACCATCTACGAAAGGTTGCGCTCAGGGCAGCTCAATTTCGGCGCATATTTCGAGCAAATCGTGGCAGCTTTGCCCAGTTGGGCCGTGGGCCTACTGGAGCGGCTGAACCTCACTACCATCACCCAAATACAGCAGAAGCTATCCTCCGTGGCCGTACAGGCCAGTCAATTGATTGCGACCCAGGCAGTGAGCATCGGGCAAAACACCCTGGAGTTTCTGGTGGGCTTCGGCATCATGCTGTACCTGCTGTTTTTCCTGCTGCGTGACGGACGCAGCCTGGCGCTGCGCATTGGGCAAGCCACCCCTCTGGACAACGAGCACAAGAAACAGCTGGTCACCAAATTCACCACCGTCATTCGCGCCACCGTCAAAGGCAACATCGTGGTGGCCGCCTCACAAGGCGCATTGGGTGGATTGATTTTCTGGTTTCTAGGCATTCAAGGTCCCGTGCTGTGGGGCGTGCTGATGGCGTTCCTATCCCTGCTGCCCGCTGTGGGTGCAGGCCTGATTTGGGTACCTGTGGCCATTTACTTTTTGGCAACAGGTGCCGTGTGGCAGGGGGTTGTACTTACCCTGTTCGGCATATGCGTCATCGGGCTGGTAGACAACATCCTGCGGCCCATCTTGGTGGGCAAGGACACCAAGATGCCCGACTACGTGGTGCTCATCTCCACACTGGGCGGCATGGCCATGTTTGGGCTGACAGGCTTTGTCATTGGCCCCACCATTGCAGCCCTCTTCATGGCTAGCTGGGACTTGCTGGCGTCTTCAGAAGAAAGCCAGCAAGCCCCACCTGCCGCCTGA
- the lpdA gene encoding dihydrolipoyl dehydrogenase: MSKQFDVIVIGGGPGGYIAAIRAAQLGKNVACIDEWKNEKGGPAPGGTCTNVGCIPSKALLQSSEHFEHANKHFADHGITATDVKIDVTKMIGRKDSVVKQNNDGILYLFKKNKVSFFHGRGSFVKAVEGGYEIKVAGAAEETLVGQQIIIATGSNARALPGTPFDEELVLSNDGALRIGATPKKLALIGSGVIGLEMGSVWRRLGADVTILEGLPTFLGAVDEQIAKEAKKAFDKQGLKIELGVKVGEIKTGKKGVSIAYTNAKGEAQTLDADKLIVSIGRVPNTIGLNTEAVGLALDERGAIVVDGDCKTNLPGVWAVGDVVRGPMLAHKAEEEGVAVAERIAGQHGHVNFNTIPWVIYTSPEIAWVGRTEQQLKADGVKYKAGTFPFLANGRARALGDTTGMVKFLADAATDEILGVHIVGPMASELISEAVVAMEFKASAEDIARICHAHPSLSEATKEAALAVDKRTLNF, translated from the coding sequence ATGAGCAAGCAATTTGATGTGATCGTGATTGGTGGCGGCCCCGGCGGCTACATCGCTGCCATCCGCGCCGCCCAGTTGGGCAAGAACGTGGCGTGTATCGACGAGTGGAAGAATGAAAAGGGCGGCCCTGCGCCCGGTGGCACCTGCACCAACGTGGGCTGCATCCCCTCCAAGGCGCTGCTGCAGTCGTCCGAGCACTTCGAGCATGCCAACAAGCACTTTGCCGACCATGGCATCACTGCCACCGATGTGAAGATCGATGTGACCAAGATGATTGGCCGCAAGGATTCCGTGGTGAAGCAGAACAACGACGGCATCCTGTACCTGTTCAAGAAGAACAAGGTCAGCTTCTTCCATGGCCGTGGTTCGTTTGTCAAAGCCGTTGAAGGCGGCTACGAGATCAAGGTGGCAGGCGCTGCTGAAGAAACCTTGGTGGGCCAGCAAATCATCATCGCCACCGGCTCCAATGCCCGCGCCTTGCCCGGTACGCCTTTTGATGAAGAGCTGGTGCTGTCCAACGACGGAGCGCTGCGCATTGGCGCCACGCCTAAAAAGTTGGCGCTGATTGGCTCGGGCGTGATTGGCCTGGAAATGGGTTCGGTGTGGCGCCGCCTGGGTGCTGACGTGACCATTCTGGAAGGCCTGCCTACCTTCCTGGGCGCGGTGGACGAGCAGATCGCCAAGGAAGCAAAGAAGGCGTTCGACAAACAAGGCCTGAAGATCGAACTCGGCGTGAAGGTCGGCGAGATCAAGACCGGCAAGAAGGGCGTGAGCATCGCCTACACCAATGCAAAGGGCGAAGCCCAGACGCTGGACGCCGACAAGCTGATCGTCTCCATTGGCCGCGTGCCCAACACCATTGGCCTGAACACCGAAGCCGTGGGCCTGGCCCTGGACGAGCGCGGCGCCATTGTGGTGGACGGCGACTGCAAGACCAACCTGCCTGGCGTGTGGGCTGTGGGTGATGTGGTGCGCGGCCCGATGCTGGCGCACAAGGCCGAAGAAGAGGGCGTTGCCGTGGCCGAGCGCATTGCGGGCCAGCACGGTCACGTCAACTTCAATACCATCCCCTGGGTCATCTACACCAGCCCCGAGATCGCGTGGGTGGGCCGCACCGAGCAGCAGCTCAAGGCCGATGGCGTGAAATACAAGGCCGGTACGTTCCCCTTCCTGGCCAACGGCCGCGCCCGCGCGTTGGGCGATACCACGGGCATGGTCAAGTTCCTGGCCGATGCAGCCACGGATGAAATCCTGGGCGTGCACATCGTGGGCCCGATGGCCTCCGAACTGATCTCTGAAGCCGTGGTGGCTATGGAGTTCAAGGCCAGCGCCGAAGACATCGCGCGCATTTGCCACGCCCACCCCTCCTTGAGCGAAGCCACCAAGGAAGCGGCCCTGGCGGTGGACAAGCGCACGCTGAACTTCTGA
- a CDS encoding long-chain fatty acid--CoA ligase: MRSHYKFWPHRLPKSITLPSTSLWDNLAISARRYPDKAALVFFGRSLSYRQLMEGAERMAARLAALGVQRGDRVVLCMQNCPQLVMAHFAILRANAVVVPVNPMNRAEELKHYITDPDAKVAFTTGDLAPELAKASNALPPAERLAHLVVAQFSDAFDVDVAGADAPPEAWREWLGTRHPLPALDGGQAHAWTEALACVDAPPELVVGPNDLALLPYTSGTTGLPKGCMHLHKSIMHNAVASSLWGNGSADNVTLAVVPMFHITGMVSVMHTSICCGATLVIMPRWDRDLAGRLISRYQVTTWTNIPTMVIDLLGSPNFASYDLSSLVYMGGGGAAMPQAVAQRLLEQYGLRYAEGYGLTETAAPSHANPPDSPKQQCLGIPFMSVDARVVDPDTLQEVPVGEQGEIIIHGPQVFEGYWKRPDATASAFIEFEGKRFFRSGDLGRMDGDGYFFLTDRLKRMINASGFKVWPAEVEALMFRHPAIQEACIIASKDSYRGETVKAVVVLRASHKDTTEQQIMDWCRENMAVYKVPRIVQFVDALPKSGSGKVMWRTLQEREVASS, encoded by the coding sequence ATGCGCTCTCACTACAAGTTCTGGCCCCATCGCCTGCCCAAGTCCATCACCTTGCCATCCACATCGCTGTGGGATAACTTGGCGATCAGTGCGCGCCGCTATCCAGACAAGGCGGCCCTGGTCTTCTTTGGGCGGTCGCTGAGCTATCGGCAGTTGATGGAGGGCGCCGAGCGCATGGCAGCCCGGCTGGCTGCGTTGGGCGTGCAGCGGGGTGACCGCGTGGTGCTGTGCATGCAGAACTGTCCGCAACTGGTGATGGCGCACTTTGCCATCTTGCGGGCCAACGCGGTGGTGGTGCCAGTCAACCCGATGAACCGGGCTGAAGAGCTCAAGCATTACATCACCGACCCAGATGCCAAGGTGGCCTTCACCACCGGCGACTTGGCGCCAGAACTGGCCAAAGCCAGCAACGCGCTGCCGCCCGCTGAGCGCCTCGCGCACCTGGTGGTGGCGCAGTTCAGCGATGCGTTCGATGTGGATGTGGCGGGCGCCGATGCGCCGCCTGAGGCTTGGCGCGAATGGTTGGGCACGCGCCATCCCCTGCCAGCGTTGGACGGTGGCCAGGCCCATGCCTGGACGGAGGCCTTGGCCTGTGTCGATGCGCCGCCTGAACTGGTGGTGGGGCCCAATGACCTGGCGCTGCTGCCCTACACCAGCGGCACCACGGGCTTGCCCAAGGGCTGCATGCACTTGCACAAAAGCATCATGCACAACGCGGTGGCCAGCAGCCTGTGGGGCAATGGCTCGGCCGACAATGTGACGCTGGCCGTGGTGCCCATGTTCCATATCACCGGCATGGTGAGCGTGATGCACACGTCCATCTGCTGCGGCGCCACGCTGGTCATCATGCCCCGGTGGGACCGCGACCTGGCAGGGCGCCTGATTTCGCGTTACCAGGTCACCACCTGGACCAACATTCCCACCATGGTCATCGACCTGCTGGGCAGCCCGAACTTTGCCAGCTACGACCTGTCGAGCCTGGTCTATATGGGCGGTGGCGGCGCGGCGATGCCGCAAGCAGTAGCGCAGCGCCTGCTGGAGCAATACGGCCTGCGCTATGCCGAAGGCTACGGCCTGACCGAAACGGCGGCCCCGTCGCACGCCAACCCGCCCGACAGCCCCAAGCAGCAGTGTTTGGGCATTCCGTTCATGAGCGTGGATGCGCGCGTGGTAGACCCCGACACTCTGCAGGAGGTGCCGGTGGGTGAACAGGGCGAAATCATCATCCACGGCCCGCAGGTGTTTGAGGGCTACTGGAAGCGGCCAGACGCTACGGCGTCGGCCTTCATCGAGTTCGAGGGCAAGCGCTTTTTCCGCTCTGGCGATTTGGGGCGCATGGACGGGGATGGCTACTTTTTCCTGACCGATCGCTTGAAGCGCATGATCAATGCCAGCGGCTTTAAGGTGTGGCCTGCGGAGGTCGAGGCGCTGATGTTCCGCCACCCCGCCATCCAGGAAGCCTGCATCATCGCGAGCAAGGACAGCTACCGGGGGGAGACGGTGAAGGCGGTGGTGGTGCTGCGCGCGTCGCACAAAGACACGACCGAGCAGCAGATCATGGACTGGTGCCGCGAGAACATGGCGGTCTACAAGGTGCCGCGCATCGTGCAGTTTGTGGATGCGCTGCCCAAGAGCGGCAGCGGCAAGGTGATGTGGCGCACCCTTCAAGAGCGTGAGGTTGCGTCGAGTTGA
- a CDS encoding PilZ domain-containing protein → MPHERRHYVRVQFDAPALLTIATAAFSVQVLDLSLKGALVTLPDNAMVPAGMPCQLTVPLAETGDHISMTAGIAHVDGNHAGLLCRSIDLDSVTHLRRLIELQLGDPALLERDLAELIQVSVSSGN, encoded by the coding sequence ATGCCCCACGAACGCCGCCACTACGTGCGCGTGCAATTTGACGCACCAGCGCTGTTGACCATCGCCACCGCAGCCTTCAGCGTGCAGGTTCTTGACCTATCGCTCAAAGGCGCGCTGGTGACCCTGCCCGACAACGCCATGGTGCCCGCAGGCATGCCTTGCCAGCTCACGGTGCCGCTGGCAGAAACTGGCGATCACATCTCCATGACCGCCGGCATTGCCCATGTAGACGGCAACCATGCTGGGCTGCTGTGCCGAAGCATTGACCTAGACAGCGTCACCCACCTGCGGCGCCTGATTGAGTTGCAGCTGGGTGACCCCGCCCTGCTGGAGCGAGACTTGGCAGAGCTGATCCAGGTCTCGGTCAGCTCAGGCAACTGA